From the genome of Delphinus delphis chromosome 8, mDelDel1.2, whole genome shotgun sequence, one region includes:
- the INCENP gene encoding inner centromere protein codes for MGTTAPGPIHLLELCDQKLLEFVCNLDNKDMVWLEEIEEEAERMFTREFSKEPELMPKTPSQKNRRKKRRISYVQDENRDPVRRRLSRRKTRSSHRSSRHLRSKDKVEKLATVVGENGSVLRRVTRAAAAAAATSTAATPSPTPESPPVLTEKPKESPAQCQLVPMVEIGISERRSAEQHLSQLQSAQAPPPTPAPAAALASQITLTSEEDSTPQKPETGRLESVTVSSLITTPQDPKGRGVGAGRSASKLRIAATSPGPQDSPSSPASPWRERVLAPILPDNFSTPTGSRVDRRSVRRSLIAPSSPGPQVSLAQNYSLVSKEESTVRRSSRRIARKATKEPAASARIICHSYLERLLNVEVPQKVSPTAEEPSKEAEPEEAAEPEVPKNSGSALQLRSTTKIALSTPGSQPAAGGQGTPSEGRPEAKTDQADGPKEPPQSVRRKRSYKQAVSELDEEQQLEDEELQPPRSKTPSPPCPASKVVRPLRTFLHTVQRNQTLMTPTSTPHSSVKSFMKRNTPLRVDPKCSFVAKERQRLENLRRKEEAEQLRRQKVEEDKRRRLEEVKLKREERLRKVLQARERVEQMKEEKKKQIEQKFAQIDEKTEKAKEERLAEEKAKKKAAAKKMGEVEARRRQEDEARRLRWLQQEEEERRHQELLQRRREEEQERLRKAAEAKRLAEQRELERLQAERELQEREKALRLQKERLQRELEEKKKKEEQQRLAEQRLQEEQEKKAREAAAAGKSLNVTVDVQSPACTSYQMTPQGHRAPPKINPDNYGMDLNSDDSTDDEAHPRKPIPNWARGTQLSQAIIHQYYHPPNLLELFGTILPLDLEDIFKKSKPRYHKRTSSAVWNSPPLQGTRVPGSLAYSLKKH; via the exons ATGGGGACGACAGCCCCAGGGCCCATTCACCTGCTGGAGCTCTGTGACCAGAAGCTCTTGGAGTTTGTCTGCAACCTGGACAATAAGGACATGGTGTGGCTGGAGGAGATCGAGGAGGAGGCCGAGCGCATGTTCACCAG AGAATTCAGCAAGGAGCCCGAGCTGATGCCCAAAACACCTTCTCAGAAGAACCGACGGAAAAAGAGACGGATTTCTTATGTTCAGGATGAAAACAGAGACCCCGTCCGGAGAAG GTTGTCCCGCAGAAAGACGCGGAGCAGCCATCGGAGCTCCCGGCACCTCCGCAGCAAGGACAAGGTGGAGAAGCTGGCCACAGTGGTGGGGGAGAACGGCTCCGTCCTGCGGCGGGTGACCCGTGCTGCGGCCGCAGCTGCAGCAACCTCCACGGCAGCCACGCCTTCGCCCACCCCTGAGTCTCCCCCGGTGCTGACCGAGAAGCCCAAGGAGAGCCCGGCCCAGTGCCAGCTGGTACCCATGGTGGAGATTGGCATCAGCGAGCGCCGGAGCGCTGAGCAGCACCTCAGCCAGCTCCAGTCTGCCCAggctccaccccccaccccggctccGGCCGCTGCTCTGGCCTCCCAGATCACCTTGACCTCGGAGGAGGACTCTACACCCCAGAAGCCAGAGACCGGGAGACTGGAGTCTGTCACCGTGAGCTCCCTGATAACTACACCCCAGGACCCCAAGGGCCGAGGGGTTGGAGCAGGAAGGTCCGCCTCCAAGCTCAGGATTGCCGCGACCTCCCCAGGCCCGCAGGACTCGCCCAGCTCTCCGGCCTCCCCGTGGCGGGAGCGGGTGCTGGCTCCCATCCTGCCGGATAACTTCTCCACACCCACGGGCTCCCGTGTGGACCGCAGGTCAGTGCGGCGCAGCCTGATCGCCCCGTCCTCCCCGGGTCCCCAGGTCTCGCTGGCCCAGAATTACTCCCTGGTTTCCAAAGAGGAGAGCACCGTCCGAAGATCAAGCAGAAGGATTGCCAGGAAGGCCACCAAAGAGCCGGCCGCCTCCGCCCGCATCATCT GCCACAGTTACCTGGAGAGGCTCCTGAATGTCGAGGTGCCTCAGAAAGTGAG CCCCACGGCGGAGGAGCCCAGCAAGGAAGCTGAGCCAGAGGAGGCAGCTGAGCCGGAG GTCCCCAAGAACAGTGGCAGCGCCTTGCAGCTCCGCAGTACCACCAAGATCGCCCTTAGCACGCCCGGCTCGCAGCCTGCAGCCGGCGGCCAGGGAACGCCCTCTGAAGGGCGGCCGG AGGCCAAGACTGACCAAGCAGATGGCCCCAAGGAGCCGCCTCAGAGTGTCAG GAGGAAGCGCAGCTACAAGCAGGCCGTGAGTGAGCTGGATGAAGAACAGCAGCTGGAGGATGAAGAGCTGCAGCCCCCCAGGAGCAAGACCCCTTCCCCGCCCTGTCCCGCCAGCAAG GTGGTGCGGCCCCTCCGGACCTTCCTGCACACCGTGCAGAGGAACCAGACGCTCATGACCCCGACCTCGACCCCTCACAGCAGCGTGAAATCCTTCATGAAGCGCAACACTCCCCTGCGCGTGGACCCCAAG TGCAGCTTTGTC GCGAAGGAGCGGCAGCGCCTGGAGAACCTGCGGCGGAAGGAGGAGGCCGAGCAGCTCCGCAGGCAGAAGGTGGAGGAGGACAAGCGGCGCCGGCTGGAGGAGGTGAAGCT GAAGCGTGAGGAGCGCCTCCGTAAGGTGCTGCAGGCCCGGGAACGGGtggagcagatgaaggaggagaagaagaagcagATCGAGCAGAAGTTTGCTCAGATCGACGAGAAGACGGAGAAG GCCAAGGAGGAGCGGCTGGCCGAGGAGAAGGCCAAGAAGAAGGCGGCGGCCAAGAAGATGGGGGAGGTGGAGGCGCGCAGGAGGCAGGAGGACGAGGCGCGGAGGCTCAGGTGGCTACAGCAG gaggaggaggagaggcgcCACCAGGAGCTGctgcagaggaggagggaggaagagcaggAGCGGCTGCGGAAGGCGGCCGAGGCCAAGAGGCTGGCGGAGCAGCGCGAGCTGGAGCGGCTGCAGGCCGAGAG GGAGctgcaggagagggagaaggcCCTGCGGCTACAGAAGGAGCGGCTGCAGAGGGAgctggaggagaagaagaaaaag GAAGAACAGCAGCGCCTGGCTGAGCAGCGGCTGCAGGAGGAGCAGGAGAAGAAAGCCAGGGAGGCCGCGGCGGCCGGCAAAAGCCTGAACGTGACCGTGGACGTGCAG TCTCCAGCTTGTACCTCGTATCAGATGACCCCACAGGGACACAGGGCGCCCCCCAAGATCAACCCGGATAACTACGGGATGGATCTGAACAGCGACGACTCCACCGATGACGAGGCCCATCCCCGGAAGCCCATCCCCAACTGGGCCAGAG GCACCCAGCTTAGCCAGGCCATCATCCACCAGTACTACCACCCCCCGAACCTTCTGGAACTCTTCGGAACCATTCTGCCACTGGACTTGGAGGACATCTTCAAGAAGAGCAAGCCCCGCTACCATAAGCGCACCAGCTCCGCCGTGTGGAACTCGCCGCCCCTGCAGGGCACCAGGGTCCCTGGCAGCCTGGCCTACAGCCTGAAGAAGCACTGA